CTAATATACTCTGGTTCGATCTCTGCAGGAAGTATTTTCAGTGTTTCATCTAAAATCCTCGGATTTTCAGCCTTTATATCTTCAGCCATTATCCCGGCCTCAATCTGATATTCAGATAAAACAGCTTTTAAAGTTCCTATAAAACCTGGCAGCCCGCAGCTTACCGCCAGATCAATCTTTTCAACTCTATCAGGAACTGGCAGCCCGGCATCTGCAATAACTATCTTATCTTTATGGCCTAAATCTGCAATCAGTCCACTTAAATAACTATTCAATAACTCTCCTCTTTTCATCTCACAGACCTCCTATCATTCAGATCTGGAACTTAAAAATTCAGCAAATTCCTCGCTGGTAAATAATGAACTCTGGGCACCGGGCCGACTAACTGCTGCTGAACCATAATAAATGCCCT
The nucleotide sequence above comes from Halarsenatibacter silvermanii. Encoded proteins:
- the rbsD gene encoding D-ribose pyranase; translated protein: MKRGELLNSYLSGLIADLGHKDKIVIADAGLPVPDRVEKIDLAVSCGLPGFIGTLKAVLSEYQIEAGIMAEDIKAENPRILDETLKILPAEIEPEYISHKEFKRLTEDCRAVIRTGECSPYANIVLVAGVTF